The following proteins come from a genomic window of Achromobacter deleyi:
- a CDS encoding DUF6157 family protein, which yields MTTNYTEAFITVSPDSTATAGATPTKAGSIAQIQHELLTRQPYHYTSDDLLFEVHVIRQGIAAKDRKPAREAFFAKPQACLRASPLVKQFGWGLHHDADAKVAAYGVGSEDYRELSARADLKIVAGMRSKRAG from the coding sequence ATGACGACCAACTACACGGAAGCCTTCATCACGGTCTCTCCCGACAGCACCGCCACGGCGGGGGCCACGCCAACCAAGGCGGGCTCGATCGCGCAGATCCAGCACGAGCTGCTGACGCGGCAGCCCTATCACTACACCAGCGACGACCTGCTGTTCGAGGTGCACGTCATCCGCCAAGGCATCGCGGCCAAGGACAGGAAGCCGGCGCGCGAGGCGTTCTTCGCCAAGCCGCAGGCGTGCCTGCGCGCCTCGCCGCTGGTCAAGCAATTCGGCTGGGGCCTGCACCACGACGCGGACGCGAAGGTCGCGGCCTATGGCGTCGGCAGCGAGGACTATCGCGAACTCAGCGCGCGCGCCGACCTGAAGATCGTGGCGGGGATGCGCAGCAAGCGGGCTGGATAG
- a CDS encoding LysE family translocator, producing MDFSTLFLFSATVIPLVCTPGPDILFIASQAVSSGTAAGFRATAGVVLGYCVHSLLVALGLAAVVAASPALFEAIRWVGISYLVYLAYKLVRAALRPGGVQAPGTRVKDQLRKGFLTSLLNPKGMMVYLAILPQFMDPRLGDTTLQAVMLSAAFMFWCGVVYSGICVALGRFGGAGLSDARRRLVDSAAGGMILMAAGFMALFHR from the coding sequence ATGGACTTCTCGACACTTTTCCTGTTTTCGGCAACGGTCATCCCGCTGGTCTGCACGCCCGGCCCGGATATCCTTTTCATCGCCTCGCAAGCGGTTTCCAGCGGCACGGCGGCCGGGTTTCGCGCCACCGCCGGCGTGGTGCTGGGCTATTGCGTCCACTCGCTGCTGGTTGCGTTGGGGCTGGCCGCGGTCGTGGCCGCGTCGCCGGCGCTGTTCGAGGCGATCCGCTGGGTCGGCATCTCCTACCTGGTGTACCTGGCCTACAAGCTGGTGCGGGCGGCCTTGCGGCCCGGCGGCGTCCAGGCGCCCGGCACGCGGGTCAAGGACCAGTTGCGCAAGGGCTTCCTGACGTCGCTGCTCAACCCGAAAGGGATGATGGTCTACCTGGCCATCCTGCCGCAATTCATGGACCCGCGGCTGGGCGACACCACGCTGCAGGCCGTGATGCTGTCGGCGGCCTTCATGTTCTGGTGCGGGGTGGTGTATTCAGGCATCTGCGTCGCGCTGGGCCGTTTCGGCGGCGCGGGCCTGAGCGATGCGCGGCGGCGCCTGGTCGACAGCGCCGCCGGCGGGATGATCCTCATGGCGGCGGGCTTCATGGCCCTGTTTCACCGCTAG